The nucleotide sequence GGAAGCCCTTGATATTGCAAGGCATTTCTTTGAAAAGAATAAACCTGTTGCTGCTATATGTCACGGTCCTCAGACACTTATATCAGCAGGACTTTTAAAGGGAAGACATGCAACATGCTATAAATCTGTTTCAAAGGAGATGAAAGATGCCGGAGCTATATATGAGGATAAAGAGGTCGTTGTTGATGGAAATCTCATAACATCAAGACAGCCCTCTGATTTACCTGCCTTTTTAAGGGAGATTATAAGTCTTATAAGAAAGACAGCTTAGGAGGGAAAGATGAGATTTATGGCTTTAATAATCCTTTTTTTATCTATCAATATCTCATATGCACAGGAAAGGGTGATTTACAGGGCAGACATTGATGCAGATGGTATTCAGAGGGTAGAGATCATTGGTGGAAGTTATTATTTTAAACCAGATTATATTATTGTTAAGGTGAATGTACCTGTAGAACTTAAAGTTAAAAAAGAGCCAGGCATAACCCCTCATGATATTGTTATAAATGCCCCTGAGGCAGGGATTGATTTTAAAGTGGACTTAGATACTGAGCCAAAGGTTGTAAGATTTACTCCTACAAAGGCAGGAAAATATTCCATATATTGCAGTAAGAGATTCCTATTTTTCAAAAGTCATAGAGAAAGGGGGATGGAGGGTATTCTTGAGGTTGTAGAATAAATATGTTTAGCAAAGAGACAATAGCCTATTTAAAGCTCCTTCATGGTCTTTATAATTCAATTGTGATAGTTCAGTTCATTTATCAGGGTATTTTAGGTTTAAAAATTAGAAGAGAAAGAAAATCCAGTAATTTTCCTGAGATTATAATTAAAAGGCATAGAATACTTGGACCAATTCTAACTGTTGAGAGTATAATGGGATTTTTTGCAGGTATTACACTTGTCTTTGTTGACTATGGTTTTATCTTTAAATATCCACTTCATTTCATAACAGGGCTTTTTATAATCCTTTCTGTTATAACGACCTTTTTCATATCAAGAAAGATAAAGGCTGATGCCTCTTTATGGAGGGAGCTCCATTTCAGGCTCGGTATACTGATTTTGTTCCTTTATGTCATTCAGGCCTTTTTTGGACTTGGGATACTTCTATGAAGGATGTCCTCATTATTAGCACAAACAGAAACAGGTTTCCTTTTCCAGTAATGCCTTATGGTGCCTGTATTGTAGCAGAGGCAGCAGAAAGAGCAGGTTACAGGGTAAGTGTCCTTGACCTGATGTTTGAAAAAAGACCCCTTGAGGCTATTAAAAATGAATTAAAAAGACTGAATCCCGATGTAATAGGCCTTTCCATAAGAAATATTGACAACAATGATATACAAAAACCAGTTGCCTTTTTTAAGGAACTGAGCCCAGTCTTTGACATTCTTAAAAATAATACAGACTCCCCCACTGTCATTGGAGGCCCAGCGGTAGGTGTTATGCCAGAGGAGCTTTTAAGATTTACAGGTGCATCAATTGCTGTTCTCGGAGATGGAGAGGTTGTCTTTCCTCAGATTCTCGATGGACTTTCAAAAAGAAAGGATTTAAGTGATATTTCAGGAATAGCATGGATTGAGGATAATATCTTTAAAAAGAATCCTCTTAACTCTACTCAGAAAGAATTCTCTCCAACATTACCGGATTTCAGCAAATGGATAAACATCAAACCATATAAATCTTTCTTTGCTACAATTCCGGTGCAGACAAAGAGGGGATGTCCTTATAGATGCATCTATTGCACCTATGCTGTGGCTGAAGGAAAAAATTACAGGCTTTCAGATCCTGAATATATAGTTGAAGAAATAAGAAGAGTTTCTTCATGTGGTATA is from Thermodesulfovibrionales bacterium and encodes:
- a CDS encoding type 1 glutamine amidotransferase, translating into MKALIISADNFEDTELLVPYYRLKEEGIEVDIASMKKGKIKGKHGYEIEVNKTLKDVKPEDYDILILPGGKAPEAIRKEKEALDIARHFFEKNKPVAAICHGPQTLISAGLLKGRHATCYKSVSKEMKDAGAIYEDKEVVVDGNLITSRQPSDLPAFLREIISLIRKTA
- a CDS encoding DUF4079 domain-containing protein yields the protein MFSKETIAYLKLLHGLYNSIVIVQFIYQGILGLKIRRERKSSNFPEIIIKRHRILGPILTVESIMGFFAGITLVFVDYGFIFKYPLHFITGLFIILSVITTFFISRKIKADASLWRELHFRLGILILFLYVIQAFFGLGILL
- a CDS encoding radical SAM protein, yielding MKDVLIISTNRNRFPFPVMPYGACIVAEAAERAGYRVSVLDLMFEKRPLEAIKNELKRLNPDVIGLSIRNIDNNDIQKPVAFFKELSPVFDILKNNTDSPTVIGGPAVGVMPEELLRFTGASIAVLGDGEVVFPQILDGLSKRKDLSDISGIAWIEDNIFKKNPLNSTQKEFSPTLPDFSKWINIKPYKSFFATIPVQTKRGCPYRCIYCTYAVAEGKNYRLSDPEYIVEEIRRVSSCGIKHFEFVDNVFNSPYEHAMKICEEIARRRINASFQSLELNPLFIDDELLSVMEASGFSGIGITVESASDIVLSSLKKGFTVDDIHRALECIKRHRLPCLLIFMLGGPGETVDTVKETIRFVKNNLRPEDIAFFNIGVRIYPGTELEDIARKEGILNIPKDKMLEPVFYISSKVDLSWMVSEIRRLMTSHMNIINSDSIGSNLLPRIHWLLYLLRVRPPLWRYTPIIRRFLRLIGIDA